A single genomic interval of Anopheles marshallii chromosome 2, idAnoMarsDA_429_01, whole genome shotgun sequence harbors:
- the LOC128710346 gene encoding solute carrier family 45 member 4-like yields the protein MEGKEQTDDEVLKGMLSRRFHYAKAHRSSTYHHTFRTKTRWELVRLSLLIVGIECTYATETAFVAPILLAIGLPHTVMTMMWAMPPIVGVLFVPVVASVSDQLRFAWGRRRPVLLILGIAMLLGMMLLPHGRLIGEMIGLRSVAWIATITTIGLTTTDFSAEASNGLCRTYAMEVCTIQDQARVLSTMMLIGGMGGMLGYLFGAIDWSALPIGQYFESNEAAVFTANWIVLLIGLVSTLTSFAEIPLPVQEEDELLRPVTHWMLQNEVKRMRGDEYAAQTNLTESIGFRQFVRNTLQMPRSMKILCLTQFLSHMGYLPYCLYFTDFVGAEVFHGDVQALEHSPAFVRYEEGLRFACWGMALFAGCASLYSLVIEKLIDRVGARPVYVCGLMAHCVGMLAMGFLRNRAMVMLCCSLTGIMYATIYSIPFLLISHYHSKNSFHMKDGKCVESDEPRGFGADVSMMSSVLCLAQLIVSLVMGVLIDAAGTTVVITFVAGGCAFLAALSAMAVLYMGL from the exons ATGGAAGGTAAGGAGCAAACGGACGACGAGGTGCTGAAGGGTATGTTGAGCCGGCGTTTTCATTATGCCAAAGCACACCGGAGCAGTACTTATCATCACACCTTTCG AACGAAAACACGATGGGAGCTGGTACGGCTGTCACTGCTAATCGTCGGCATCGAGTGTACGTACGCGACTGAGACGGCCTTCGTTGCGCCAATTCTGCTGGCCATCGGACTGCCCCACACagtgatgacgatgatgtggGCAATGCCACCAATTGTTGGCGTGCTGTTTGTGCCGGTTGTAGCGTCCGTCAGCGATCAGCTACGGTTTGCTTGGGGCCGACGAAGGCCTGTCCTGCTGATTCTTGGCATTGCGATGCTGCTCGGTATGATGCTACTTCCGCACGGGCGTCTGATTGGCGAAATGATTGGATTGCGAAGTGTCGCGTGGATTGCCACTATCACCACTATCGGACTAACGACGACCGACTTCTCGGCGGAAGCGTCCAACGGGCTGTGTCGGACGTACGCCATGGAAGTGTGCACGATACAGGACCAGGCCCGCGTTCTCAGCACAATGATGCTGATCGGTGGTATGGGCGGAATGCTTGGGTATCTGTTCGGTGCGATAGACTGGAGCGCCCTCCCGATTGGCCAGTACTTTGAAAGCAACGAAGCCGCCGTCTTCACGGCCAACTGGATCGTGCTGCTGATAGGATTGGTAAGCACGCTGACCAGCTTCGCGGAGATACCACTGCCGGTGCAGGAAGAGGATGAGCTGCTACGACCGGTCACGCACTGGATGCTACAGAACGAGGTGAAGCGCATGCGGGGCGACGAATATGCGGCCCAAACAAACCTTACCGAAAGCATTGGCTTCCGACAGTTTGTACGCAACACATTGCAGATGCCACGCTCGATGAAGATCCTATGCCTGACGCAGTTCCTGTCCCACATGGGTTATCTACCGTACTGTCTGTACTTTACCGACTTTGTAGGCGCGGAAGTGTTTCACGGCGATGTACAG GCTCTGGAGCATTCGCCAGCATTTGTGCGATACGAGGAAGGACTGCGCTTTGCCTGTTGGGGGATGGCACTGTTCGCCGGCTGTGCCTCACTGTACTCGTTGGTGATAGAAAAGTTGATTGATCGGGTCGGTGCAAGACCCGTGTACGTTTGTGGCTTGATGGCACACTGTGTCGGCATGTTGGCGATGGGTTTTCTGCGCAACCGAGCCATGGTGATGCTGTGCTGTTCGCTTACCGGTATCATGTACGCCACCATTTACTCCATTCCGTTCCTGCTGATCTCCCACTATCATTCGAAAAACTCG TTCCACATGAAAGATGGCAAGTGTGTGGAAAGTGACGAGCCACGAGGTTTCGGAGCAGACGTGTCGATGATGAGCAGCGTCCTGTGCCTTGCCCAG CTAATTGTTTCACTGGTGATGGGCGTTCTAATCGATGCAGCCGGAACGACGGTCGTGATCACATTCGTTGCCGGTGGATGCGCCTTTTTAGCTGCCTTGTCCGCGATGGCGGTACTGTACATGGGGCTGTGA